Proteins found in one Chionomys nivalis chromosome 15, mChiNiv1.1, whole genome shotgun sequence genomic segment:
- the LOC130887200 gene encoding histone H2B variant L1-like — protein sequence MAKSIIQRYQHIKRHLRPVSRKQSRYSSIDFGHGNYSRYICRVLKEIVPMKGISSHTVDVLNFLVNDIFERIATEAGQLMYLRKRCTLTPEDIQKAVYQLLPKKLAKFAVIFGNRAVHRFVHP from the coding sequence ATGGCCAAATCCATCATCCAAAGATACCAACACATCAAAAGACATCTAAGACCAGTCTCAAGAAAGCAGTCACGTTACTCTAGTATCGATTTTGGCCATGGAAATTACTCTCGCTACATATGCAGGGTCCTGAAGGAAATTGTACCCATGAAAGGCATATCTTCACACACCGTGGACGTTCTGAACTTCCTGGTCAATGATATCTTTGAACGCATTGCTACAGAAGCTGGCCAGCTGATGTATCTCAGGAAGCGCTGCACCCTCACCCCAGAAGATATCCAGAAAGCAGTGTATCAGCTGTTACCCAAGAAGCTGGCTAAGTTTGCAGTGATTTTTGGAAATAGAGCTGTCCACAGATTTGTCCATCCCTAA